From Veillonellales bacterium, the proteins below share one genomic window:
- a CDS encoding spore coat protein: protein MTLQLTQKEKNYLEDQKKHEQICIKKYQKYAGQTQDPQLQQLFTALAGSEQQHYNTINQMLSGQVPQLSQQSGSQSQQQAASSAQAGQSAPASQTTGSTGQNEASLCTDMLMTEKFVSGAYDTAIFESANTNVRQALNHIQKEEQEHGEKIYNYMQSNGLYNG, encoded by the coding sequence ATGACATTACAGCTAACACAGAAGGAAAAAAACTACCTGGAAGATCAGAAAAAGCACGAACAAATCTGCATCAAAAAGTACCAAAAATATGCCGGACAAACTCAGGATCCGCAATTGCAGCAGCTATTTACCGCTCTGGCCGGCAGCGAGCAGCAGCATTATAATACCATTAACCAAATGCTGTCCGGTCAAGTGCCGCAGCTAAGCCAGCAAAGCGGTAGCCAAAGCCAGCAGCAAGCTGCGTCTTCCGCCCAAGCCGGTCAGTCGGCTCCAGCCAGTCAAACGACCGGATCTACCGGTCAAAACGAAGCTTCTCTCTGCACCGACATGCTGATGACGGAAAAATTTGTTTCCGGGGCCTATGACACAGCGATTTTCGAATCCGCCAATACCAATGTCCGTCAGGCTCTCAATCATATCCAAAAAGAAGAGCAGGAACACGGAGAAAAAATTTATAATTACATGCAGAGCAACGGCTTGTACAACGGATAG